The Emys orbicularis isolate rEmyOrb1 chromosome 14, rEmyOrb1.hap1, whole genome shotgun sequence genome includes a region encoding these proteins:
- the NUDT7 gene encoding peroxisomal coenzyme A diphosphatase NUDT7 isoform X2, which produces MAALRDAEDERGRSIKDKAKISLRKYDVGNKFSHLPLAKASVLMPLMVKDGKLYVLFTVRSMKLRRSPGEVCFPGGKSEPTDRDEIATALREAKEEVGLYPEQVEVICRLVPGIDKVGSLVTPVVGFIEDTFQARPNPDEVSDVFLVPLEYFIDPLKYMTLPYKRTDGVASWLHSFVYDDPERKTSLRIWGLTAHFAVFLALVIFEKKPTFDIQYDLDNLISSSEKNFMEQYMSLYEGRSSKL; this is translated from the exons ATGGCGGCTTTGAGAGACGCTGAGGATGAGCGGGGAAG AAGTATAAAAGATAAGGCCAAGATCAGTTTAAGAAAATATGATGTTGGAAACAAATTCTCCCATTTGCCACTAGCCAAAGCATCTGTTCTTATGCCTCTAATGGTTAAAGATGGAAAGCTGTATGTGCTATTTACTGTCAGATCAATGAAG TTGAGAAGATCACCAGGGGAAGTGTGCTTTCCAGGAGGTAAAAGTGAGCCAACAGATAGAGATGAAATAGCCACTGCTCTCCGGGAAGCCAAGGAAGAAGTGGGACTCTATCCAGAGCAGGTGGAAGTCATCTGTAGGCTGGTACCTGGAATTGATAAA gtAGGTTCGTTGGTAACACCAGTTGTAGGATTTATAGAGGACACATTCCAGGCCAGACCTAATCCAGATGAAGTGAGTGATGTGTTTTTGGTGCCGCTGGAGTACTTTATCGATCCATTAAAGTACATGACCTTGCCTTATAAAAGAACAGATGGTGTTGCAAGTTGGCTGCACAGTTTTGTATATGATGACCCTGAGCGTAAAACATCACTTAGGATATGGGGACTCACTGCGCACTTTGCTGTATTTCTTGCTCTTGTAATTTTTGAAAAGAAACCTACATTTGACATTCAGTATGATCTTGACAACTTAATTTCATCCTCTGAGAAGAATTTCATGGAGCAGTATATGTCGCTATACGAGGGAAGAAGCAGCAAACTATGA
- the NUDT7 gene encoding peroxisomal coenzyme A diphosphatase NUDT7 isoform X1 produces the protein MAALRDAEDERGSRSIKDKAKISLRKYDVGNKFSHLPLAKASVLMPLMVKDGKLYVLFTVRSMKLRRSPGEVCFPGGKSEPTDRDEIATALREAKEEVGLYPEQVEVICRLVPGIDKVGSLVTPVVGFIEDTFQARPNPDEVSDVFLVPLEYFIDPLKYMTLPYKRTDGVASWLHSFVYDDPERKTSLRIWGLTAHFAVFLALVIFEKKPTFDIQYDLDNLISSSEKNFMEQYMSLYEGRSSKL, from the exons ATGGCGGCTTTGAGAGACGCTGAGGATGAGCGGGGAAG cagAAGTATAAAAGATAAGGCCAAGATCAGTTTAAGAAAATATGATGTTGGAAACAAATTCTCCCATTTGCCACTAGCCAAAGCATCTGTTCTTATGCCTCTAATGGTTAAAGATGGAAAGCTGTATGTGCTATTTACTGTCAGATCAATGAAG TTGAGAAGATCACCAGGGGAAGTGTGCTTTCCAGGAGGTAAAAGTGAGCCAACAGATAGAGATGAAATAGCCACTGCTCTCCGGGAAGCCAAGGAAGAAGTGGGACTCTATCCAGAGCAGGTGGAAGTCATCTGTAGGCTGGTACCTGGAATTGATAAA gtAGGTTCGTTGGTAACACCAGTTGTAGGATTTATAGAGGACACATTCCAGGCCAGACCTAATCCAGATGAAGTGAGTGATGTGTTTTTGGTGCCGCTGGAGTACTTTATCGATCCATTAAAGTACATGACCTTGCCTTATAAAAGAACAGATGGTGTTGCAAGTTGGCTGCACAGTTTTGTATATGATGACCCTGAGCGTAAAACATCACTTAGGATATGGGGACTCACTGCGCACTTTGCTGTATTTCTTGCTCTTGTAATTTTTGAAAAGAAACCTACATTTGACATTCAGTATGATCTTGACAACTTAATTTCATCCTCTGAGAAGAATTTCATGGAGCAGTATATGTCGCTATACGAGGGAAGAAGCAGCAAACTATGA